The Ruania alba genome has a window encoding:
- a CDS encoding arylsulfatase, which produces MLHADEGRSPDIVLIVADDLGFSDIGCYGGEIDTPVLDGLGRAGTRFSQFYCSPRCSPSRASLLTGLHPHQVGVGILTGDERPHGYPGDLDANCATLPERLRDAGYGTYLSGKWHLSAEVDSPQSSWPTRRGFERFFGTLHGAGSFYEPVSLMDGEDPVDVSALPDDFYYTDAIADRGATFVTEHVRERGDDPFFLYLAFTAPHWPLHADEDDIARYDGRYAEGWDQLRRRRSERLEEEGILDGHARLSERDSHVPSWHDAPDQEWQARRMQTYAAQVTRMDAAIGRVVEALDAQGRLENTLIVFLTDNGGCAEEVPVGQDTRFTRLPFVSATTRSGQEVRFGNSSEINPGPPDTFTSYGREWANLSNTPFREYKHWVHEGGIATPLIVHWPNGIDGHQLCRAPGQLVDLTTTLLDVAGAGRTPGSGSPQTEGRSLLPELRGSDTPPRVLFWEHEGNAGLRWGRWKAVRKHGQPWELYDLDEDRTELNNLASAEPRLLSLMSGVYEDRAARYGVIPRDQVLAGYEG; this is translated from the coding sequence GTGCTTCACGCAGATGAGGGACGATCACCCGATATCGTCCTGATCGTTGCCGACGACCTGGGGTTCTCCGACATCGGCTGCTACGGCGGCGAGATCGACACACCCGTGCTGGACGGACTGGGCCGGGCGGGCACACGCTTCTCGCAGTTCTACTGCTCGCCACGGTGCAGCCCCTCACGGGCGTCTCTCCTCACCGGCCTTCATCCACACCAGGTGGGCGTCGGAATTCTCACCGGTGACGAGCGTCCGCACGGGTACCCTGGGGACCTCGACGCGAACTGCGCGACACTGCCGGAGCGACTCCGGGATGCCGGCTACGGCACGTATCTCAGCGGGAAGTGGCACCTCTCGGCGGAGGTGGACTCGCCACAGTCGTCGTGGCCGACTCGCCGAGGTTTCGAACGCTTCTTCGGCACCTTGCACGGGGCCGGCTCGTTCTACGAACCCGTCTCTCTGATGGACGGGGAAGATCCGGTGGACGTGTCAGCCCTTCCGGATGACTTCTACTACACCGATGCCATCGCCGATCGGGGCGCGACGTTCGTGACCGAGCATGTCCGGGAGCGAGGGGACGATCCGTTCTTCCTCTACCTCGCATTCACGGCCCCACACTGGCCACTGCACGCCGACGAGGACGACATTGCACGGTACGACGGTCGGTACGCCGAGGGGTGGGATCAGTTGCGCCGACGTCGAAGCGAACGCCTGGAGGAGGAAGGCATCCTGGACGGCCACGCCAGGCTCAGCGAGCGCGACTCTCACGTCCCTTCGTGGCACGACGCACCGGACCAGGAGTGGCAAGCGCGCAGGATGCAGACCTATGCGGCGCAAGTGACGCGGATGGACGCTGCCATCGGTCGGGTCGTGGAGGCGCTGGACGCCCAGGGGCGGCTGGAGAACACGCTGATCGTGTTCCTCACCGACAACGGGGGCTGCGCCGAAGAGGTCCCCGTCGGGCAGGACACACGGTTCACCCGATTGCCTTTTGTGTCCGCGACCACCCGATCGGGCCAGGAGGTTCGCTTCGGCAACTCTTCCGAGATCAACCCTGGTCCGCCCGACACGTTCACCAGTTACGGCCGCGAGTGGGCGAACCTCTCGAACACTCCGTTCCGCGAGTACAAGCACTGGGTCCACGAAGGCGGGATCGCCACTCCGCTCATCGTGCACTGGCCGAACGGTATCGATGGCCACCAGCTCTGCCGGGCGCCGGGCCAGTTGGTCGACCTCACGACGACCTTGCTTGATGTGGCAGGCGCGGGGCGAACGCCGGGGTCCGGTTCACCCCAGACGGAGGGACGAAGTCTGCTGCCGGAGCTCCGCGGTTCAGACACTCCCCCGCGCGTGCTCTTCTGGGAGCACGAAGGAAACGCAGGATTGCGATGGGGGCGGTGGAAAGCCGTCCGTAAGCACGGCCAGCCATGGGAGTTGTACGACCTGGACGAGGACCGGACCGAGCTCAACAACCTCGCTTCGGCCGAGCCCCGACTGTTGAGCCTGATGAGCGGGGTGTATGAAGATCGGGCGGCCCGCTACGGCGTCATTCCCAGAGATCAGGTGCTGGCTGGCTACGAAGGATGA
- a CDS encoding PaaI family thioesterase: MHPLANHWIENIVLQSPVAQTLSITARSADIDHVTFVMPFSEALTTTPGVLHGGAVATLIDTVGAAASASGISPDVPASGGATTNLLVNYLRSASTDLTATATVVHRTHSGTLTEVHVTDTQGDLVATGQVNSRIFYEGPDANPK, translated from the coding sequence ATGCACCCGCTTGCCAATCACTGGATCGAGAACATCGTTCTGCAATCGCCCGTCGCGCAGACTCTCAGCATCACCGCGCGCTCAGCGGACATCGATCACGTGACCTTCGTGATGCCGTTCTCCGAAGCATTGACGACCACTCCCGGCGTGCTGCACGGCGGTGCCGTCGCGACCTTGATCGACACCGTCGGTGCCGCCGCATCGGCATCCGGTATCTCACCCGATGTCCCGGCCTCCGGTGGCGCGACCACGAATCTCCTCGTGAACTATCTGAGATCAGCCAGCACGGACCTCACCGCAACAGCCACGGTCGTGCATCGAACCCATTCGGGAACACTCACCGAAGTGCACGTCACGGACACCCAAGGGGATCTCGTCGCAACCGGACAGGTCAACAGCCGCATCTTCTACGAGGGCCCCGATGCAAACCCAAAATAG
- a CDS encoding carbohydrate ABC transporter permease, translated as MAVRTDDSRPRTRGRPTLRRGRENRAAFAFLAPWLLGAALLTAGPMLASLFLSMTDFDLLSTPSWVGLDNYERMFTDDPRYLASIKVTTMYVLISVPLSVTVALLVAVLLNQKVRALGFFRSAYYLPSLLGGSVAIAILWRQIFGNDGLINNILALVGIDGPGWISTPEYAIWALIFLHVWQFGSPMVIFLAGLKQIPPELKEAAAVDGAGAIRTFAVITLPLLTPLILFNLVMQTIVSFQAFAPAFIISGGTGGPVNSTLFYTLYIYLEGFGNYRMGYASAMAWVLLLIIGVFTAFMFLTSRRWVHYQDGRDT; from the coding sequence ATGGCGGTACGAACCGACGACTCCCGACCGCGCACTCGTGGCAGACCAACGCTGCGCCGCGGACGCGAGAATCGCGCCGCGTTCGCGTTCCTGGCACCCTGGCTGCTCGGGGCCGCACTCCTCACTGCAGGGCCCATGCTCGCCTCGCTGTTCCTGTCGATGACAGACTTCGACCTGCTCTCGACACCGTCCTGGGTAGGCCTGGACAACTACGAGCGGATGTTCACCGACGACCCGCGGTATCTCGCATCGATCAAAGTGACCACGATGTACGTTCTGATCTCGGTGCCGCTCTCGGTCACGGTGGCACTCCTTGTTGCCGTTCTGCTGAACCAGAAGGTCCGCGCCCTCGGATTCTTCCGAAGCGCCTACTACCTACCGTCATTGTTGGGCGGCAGCGTCGCGATCGCCATTCTCTGGCGGCAGATCTTCGGGAACGACGGTCTGATCAACAACATCCTGGCGCTCGTCGGCATCGACGGCCCGGGATGGATCTCCACCCCGGAGTATGCGATCTGGGCGCTGATCTTCCTCCATGTATGGCAGTTCGGTTCCCCCATGGTGATCTTTCTCGCCGGGCTCAAGCAGATCCCGCCAGAACTGAAGGAAGCAGCTGCAGTGGATGGCGCCGGGGCGATCCGAACATTCGCCGTGATCACACTGCCACTGCTCACGCCACTCATCTTGTTCAACCTGGTGATGCAGACAATCGTGTCCTTCCAGGCCTTTGCTCCGGCCTTCATCATCAGCGGCGGAACGGGCGGCCCGGTGAATTCCACACTCTTCTACACGCTCTACATCTACCTCGAGGGTTTCGGAAACTATCGGATGGGTTACGCCTCCGCGATGGCATGGGTCCTCCTACTCATCATCGGAGTCTTCACAGCATTCATGTTCCTCACCTCTCGGCGATGGGTTCACTATCAGGACGGGAGGGATACCTGA
- a CDS encoding helix-turn-helix domain-containing protein, translated as MSATPIGELLRAWRVRRQLSQLQLSSRADVSTRHLSYVETGRSTPTRQMIERLAHHLEVPLRERNHLMLAAGLAPTHPERGLDAPELLAVSRALQSLLEAHMPFPALVLDRWWDIVDRNAATDLLLAGCAAHLLEPPMNAVRLTLHPEGLAPWIANLGQWRSRLLAQVRARFDRDGDVRLRDLAVEAAAYPGDGAGRLAPSDVVMPLELTIDGAMLRFFSISATVESARDVTVDELRIEAFYPSDDATRSAVFALT; from the coding sequence ATGAGTGCGACACCGATTGGTGAGCTCCTGCGGGCCTGGAGGGTCAGGCGGCAGTTGAGCCAGCTCCAGTTGTCGTCACGGGCCGATGTGTCGACGCGTCATCTGAGTTACGTGGAGACGGGGCGGTCCACGCCGACACGACAGATGATCGAACGGCTCGCGCACCATTTGGAGGTTCCACTGCGCGAACGCAATCATCTGATGCTAGCCGCGGGCCTTGCGCCGACCCATCCCGAGCGTGGACTCGATGCACCTGAATTGCTGGCAGTGAGCAGGGCACTGCAGTCGCTCCTAGAGGCGCACATGCCCTTTCCCGCACTTGTCCTCGACCGGTGGTGGGACATCGTCGATCGCAACGCGGCGACCGATCTCCTGCTCGCCGGATGCGCGGCCCATCTCTTGGAGCCGCCCATGAACGCGGTGCGGTTGACGTTGCACCCTGAAGGTCTGGCTCCGTGGATTGCCAATCTGGGGCAGTGGCGCTCGCGCCTGCTTGCCCAGGTTCGGGCCAGATTCGACCGTGACGGTGATGTGCGATTGCGTGATCTCGCCGTGGAAGCAGCCGCCTACCCGGGTGATGGTGCCGGTCGGCTGGCACCCTCCGATGTGGTGATGCCACTTGAACTCACCATCGATGGCGCCATGCTGCGCTTCTTCAGCATCTCCGCAACAGTGGAGTCCGCACGAGACGTCACCGTCGACGAACTCCGTATCGAGGCGTTCTACCCGAGCGACGATGCGACGAGAAGCGCCGTCTTCGCTCTGACCTGA
- a CDS encoding ABC transporter substrate-binding protein has protein sequence MKSQGYRTPALRRRSFLTVTGASVAAMIGASGCSRPEDAGGGTEGSALTVTWWGEGDQNTRQSDAIAAFAEDRGVEIETQPTNFEGYFDRLATQVAGGNAPDVFQLYMPTMGEYADRNALHDLSEFLGETIDDTNLETGAIEGSLLEDQLFFLPLGLSTQPALIYDRTVFAELGAPDPDPDWTLDDYVTLLESLTDALGSDGFGSAEFGGDGIVFEAFVRSKGKEAFTTDGALAFESDDLREWLQFWEDLRQRELVVHPRLIEGSGFEASPLITGQAPIAYAYSSKGIQGYASLTDHDLDFLPFPRYDASTDRRELVAPVEWMGLAAESPSHQLGAELLNFLVNDEGAARAMGIGHGVPVNNQIREAFAASGELDPLVQKVYDNVAEAIEFSTPRPMYPAGASELLGGTDPVIDRVNQQVAYGEATVGEATEQFFSEAERLLG, from the coding sequence ATGAAATCTCAGGGATACAGGACACCTGCGCTGCGCCGCCGCAGCTTCCTCACCGTCACAGGCGCGTCAGTCGCGGCCATGATCGGCGCCTCCGGTTGCTCTCGACCGGAAGATGCCGGCGGTGGCACCGAGGGCTCCGCTCTGACCGTGACCTGGTGGGGCGAAGGCGACCAGAACACGCGCCAGTCCGACGCCATCGCCGCCTTCGCCGAAGATCGCGGCGTAGAGATCGAGACTCAACCGACGAACTTCGAGGGCTACTTTGACCGCCTTGCCACCCAAGTAGCAGGCGGCAACGCGCCCGATGTCTTCCAGCTGTACATGCCGACGATGGGCGAGTACGCCGACCGAAACGCCCTGCACGACCTGTCCGAGTTCCTCGGCGAGACGATCGACGACACGAATCTCGAGACAGGCGCGATCGAGGGGAGCCTGCTGGAGGATCAGCTCTTCTTCCTCCCCCTGGGCCTGTCGACCCAGCCTGCATTGATCTACGACCGGACCGTGTTCGCAGAGCTCGGGGCACCGGACCCGGATCCGGACTGGACGCTGGACGACTACGTCACACTCCTCGAATCGCTCACCGACGCGCTCGGAAGCGATGGTTTCGGATCGGCCGAGTTCGGGGGCGACGGAATCGTGTTCGAAGCCTTCGTCCGCTCCAAAGGCAAGGAGGCGTTCACCACCGATGGTGCGCTCGCGTTCGAATCCGACGATCTCCGCGAATGGTTGCAGTTCTGGGAAGACCTTCGCCAACGCGAGCTCGTCGTCCACCCGCGCCTCATCGAAGGAAGCGGCTTCGAGGCTTCTCCGCTCATCACGGGCCAGGCGCCCATCGCGTACGCCTACTCCTCGAAGGGCATTCAGGGATACGCGTCGCTGACCGACCACGACCTCGACTTCCTCCCCTTCCCCCGCTACGACGCATCGACCGATCGGCGCGAACTGGTGGCACCGGTCGAGTGGATGGGCTTGGCGGCGGAATCACCCAGTCACCAGCTGGGGGCTGAGCTGCTGAACTTCTTGGTGAACGACGAAGGTGCGGCGAGAGCCATGGGGATCGGGCACGGAGTGCCCGTCAACAACCAGATTCGAGAGGCATTCGCCGCCTCGGGTGAGTTGGATCCGCTGGTCCAGAAGGTGTACGACAACGTTGCCGAGGCAATCGAGTTCTCCACTCCACGACCCATGTACCCGGCAGGCGCAAGCGAGCTCCTCGGCGGCACCGACCCGGTGATCGACCGCGTGAACCAGCAGGTCGCCTATGGCGAGGCGACCGTCGGCGAAGCGACTGAGCAGTTCTTCAGCGAAGCGGAACGGCTGCTCGGCTGA
- a CDS encoding MarR family winged helix-turn-helix transcriptional regulator: MNEHLAIHDFRPPPYVMLLTLQESGAMSQAELGARTALDRSDVTEGVRLLVARGCVRQSVDPHDRRRNVVSLTPAGDRMATDLLAEVDAAQAEFMAPLDADQREQLRGLLTVLLDYHVSRE; the protein is encoded by the coding sequence GTGAACGAGCACCTCGCCATCCACGACTTCCGACCGCCGCCCTATGTCATGCTCCTGACGCTGCAAGAGTCCGGCGCCATGAGTCAGGCGGAGCTGGGGGCGCGCACGGCGCTGGACCGTAGCGACGTCACGGAGGGTGTCCGCCTACTCGTGGCGCGCGGTTGTGTCCGGCAGTCCGTCGATCCGCATGACCGCCGACGAAATGTGGTGTCGCTGACCCCCGCGGGCGACCGGATGGCCACTGACCTGCTTGCCGAGGTCGATGCGGCTCAAGCGGAGTTCATGGCGCCATTGGATGCCGATCAGCGTGAGCAACTTCGCGGCCTGCTCACGGTCCTCCTCGACTACCACGTCAGCCGGGAGTAA
- a CDS encoding GNAT family N-acetyltransferase has product MSEAVSFPVCTDRLRLRRHIPGDCTWLHSVYSRPDVARYLLDEPWTIEDAERHAAERAEKTDLDGDSGALALIIERDDEPIGDVTLWFTDRKRRVAEIGWVLDPGFGGHGYAAEAVRAVLDLAFDHYRAHRVAAQMDGRNAGSAKLAASVGMRQEAHLRQDWWSKGEWTDTLIYAILATDR; this is encoded by the coding sequence GTGAGTGAGGCGGTTTCGTTCCCTGTCTGCACTGACCGTCTGCGCCTGCGCCGGCACATCCCAGGTGACTGTACGTGGCTGCATAGCGTCTACTCGCGCCCTGATGTCGCCCGGTATCTCCTGGATGAGCCGTGGACGATCGAGGATGCGGAACGGCACGCCGCCGAGCGTGCGGAGAAGACCGACCTGGACGGCGACAGCGGGGCGCTGGCCCTCATCATCGAACGGGACGATGAGCCGATCGGGGACGTGACGCTGTGGTTCACGGATCGCAAGCGGCGGGTGGCGGAGATCGGCTGGGTGCTCGATCCCGGGTTCGGAGGCCACGGTTACGCGGCCGAGGCGGTGCGTGCCGTACTCGACCTCGCTTTCGACCACTACCGGGCGCACCGGGTGGCCGCGCAGATGGACGGCCGCAACGCGGGGTCCGCGAAACTCGCCGCGAGCGTGGGGATGCGGCAGGAGGCACATCTGCGGCAAGACTGGTGGAGCAAGGGCGAGTGGACCGACACCCTGATCTACGCGATTCTCGCCACCGACCGGTAA
- a CDS encoding glyoxalase superfamily protein: MHFTLNDAKTAARTLRRSLAAADASISHSRALEIVSQQLGFTDWNTASARLSAVRPGMGASVPVLRIHDESLAREFYLDYLGFTVEWEHRFEPGMPLYLRIRRDETTLDLSEHHGDGTPGTVVWVPVANAVTFLAEISTRSHPRLNPGIDRDAPGGPTIEITDPFGNVLRLCETND; this comes from the coding sequence ATGCACTTCACCCTGAATGATGCCAAGACGGCCGCGCGAACGCTGCGACGGAGCCTGGCCGCGGCTGACGCCTCCATCAGTCATAGCCGCGCTCTGGAGATCGTCTCGCAACAACTCGGCTTCACCGACTGGAACACCGCATCAGCTCGACTGTCCGCCGTGCGCCCTGGCATGGGTGCATCGGTCCCGGTGCTCCGCATCCACGACGAATCCCTCGCAAGAGAGTTTTACCTGGACTATCTGGGCTTCACCGTCGAGTGGGAACACCGTTTCGAGCCTGGGATGCCCTTGTACCTGCGAATACGCCGCGACGAGACGACCCTCGACCTCTCCGAGCATCACGGTGATGGCACGCCAGGAACCGTAGTCTGGGTACCCGTAGCCAACGCTGTCACTTTCCTCGCCGAGATCTCCACACGATCGCACCCACGGCTCAACCCCGGCATCGACCGCGACGCCCCCGGCGGACCCACGATCGAGATCACGGACCCCTTCGGCAACGTCCTACGCCTCTGCGAGACAAACGACTGA
- a CDS encoding MFS transporter, which produces MPSPSQRGLWTSCLAQLIVVLDISVVNVALPSIQADLGLGRVSASWVAMAYSLGFAGLLLVGARLADVVGTARLLAWSVGTFTLASLIGGLATDGWVLIAARAAQGISAAALSPATFTLLTTTHAEGPGRTRAIAVWTAVSLAGGGMGNIVSGVLTDLISWRATLLINLPIGLGVLISALVLHRRTPDQRRAGRIDLLGAGLATAAFTCATYALSVPGEGAMRGLPVVVGTTAVALFIALFVQQHRTPHTLVPGALARDRLIVLGNIATALTGACFQVGLWYFLTYRMQTQFGYSPIQAGLAFLPLTASMLVVNLWLTPRLMKRRTPRSLIVAGVVSTVPGLIWLTVLDHGPFALTILVPTVAIGIGGGLMNTPLATLVTTGVRPEYAGAASGLMNTAKQFGGTIGLAAATTAAAITGTDRAAFLLMAAAVVAVIAAAATIPTHRCGPQHT; this is translated from the coding sequence ATGCCATCTCCGTCGCAACGCGGGCTGTGGACGTCCTGTCTGGCTCAGCTGATCGTGGTGCTGGACATCTCGGTGGTGAACGTCGCACTGCCTTCGATCCAGGCCGACCTCGGACTCGGAAGGGTCTCCGCGTCGTGGGTGGCAATGGCTTACAGCCTCGGCTTCGCCGGATTGCTCCTGGTCGGCGCGCGACTGGCCGACGTCGTGGGCACCGCGAGATTGCTCGCCTGGAGCGTGGGGACATTCACCCTGGCGAGCCTCATCGGGGGCCTCGCGACGGACGGTTGGGTGCTCATCGCAGCCCGTGCCGCACAGGGCATCTCTGCCGCCGCGCTGTCTCCGGCGACGTTCACGTTGCTGACGACCACCCATGCCGAAGGCCCGGGTCGAACGCGAGCAATCGCAGTCTGGACTGCCGTGAGCCTCGCAGGAGGCGGAATGGGCAACATCGTCAGCGGGGTGCTCACCGACCTCATCTCGTGGCGAGCCACCTTGTTGATCAATCTACCCATTGGACTCGGAGTCCTCATCTCAGCACTCGTCCTCCATCGACGAACCCCGGACCAGCGCCGCGCGGGACGTATCGACCTGCTCGGCGCAGGGCTAGCAACGGCCGCATTCACGTGTGCCACCTACGCGCTGTCCGTCCCCGGCGAGGGAGCGATGAGGGGCCTTCCAGTCGTCGTCGGTACGACAGCAGTCGCGCTGTTCATCGCGCTCTTTGTTCAGCAGCACCGCACGCCTCACACACTCGTGCCGGGTGCGCTCGCACGAGACCGACTGATCGTCCTCGGTAACATCGCGACCGCACTGACGGGCGCATGCTTCCAAGTCGGCTTGTGGTACTTCTTGACCTACCGGATGCAGACTCAGTTCGGCTATTCGCCGATCCAGGCCGGTCTGGCCTTCCTCCCGCTCACCGCCAGCATGCTGGTCGTCAACCTCTGGCTCACGCCCCGCCTCATGAAACGACGCACGCCCCGGTCGCTGATCGTGGCAGGTGTCGTGAGCACCGTTCCGGGCCTGATCTGGCTCACAGTTCTCGACCACGGTCCCTTCGCCCTCACCATCCTGGTGCCCACCGTCGCGATCGGGATCGGCGGTGGCCTGATGAACACTCCGCTCGCCACGCTCGTCACCACAGGAGTCCGCCCCGAATACGCCGGCGCAGCCTCTGGCCTGATGAACACGGCGAAGCAGTTCGGCGGCACGATCGGTCTCGCCGCCGCGACCACCGCGGCCGCCATCACCGGCACCGACAGAGCCGCCTTCCTCCTCATGGCCGCAGCCGTCGTCGCCGTGATCGCCGCGGCGGCCACGATCCCCACCCACCGCTGCGGACCACAGCACACATGA
- a CDS encoding carbohydrate ABC transporter permease — MRVTKLEERSVPVRRIAIYVALCAGLVVMLYPLTWMLSASVKAETDIFTEASLWPTEWDLGNYTDGWWQMEYPFGVFFTNSFVISALAIIGNLISCSMAAYAFARLDFRAKRWLFASMLVTIMLPFHVTVVPQYVLFSSLDLINTIVPLALPKFLAVDAFFIFLMVQFIRGIPREYDEAAAVDGCSPVHIFRRIILPLSLPALLTTAIFTFLWTWNDFFSQLIYLSSQSNYTVPLALRLFIDSTGGESAWGPLMAMAVLSLIPVLVVFAIFQRMLVDGVAASGIKG; from the coding sequence ATGCGAGTAACGAAGCTCGAGGAACGGTCAGTCCCAGTACGGCGGATCGCGATCTACGTGGCCTTGTGCGCCGGCCTGGTCGTGATGCTGTACCCGCTGACATGGATGCTCTCGGCCTCGGTCAAGGCTGAGACCGACATCTTCACTGAAGCGAGCCTGTGGCCGACCGAATGGGATCTCGGCAACTACACCGATGGCTGGTGGCAGATGGAATACCCGTTCGGGGTGTTCTTCACCAACTCGTTCGTCATCTCCGCCCTGGCAATCATCGGCAATCTGATCTCCTGCTCAATGGCCGCCTATGCCTTCGCCCGCCTCGACTTTCGTGCGAAGCGATGGCTCTTCGCCAGCATGCTCGTCACCATCATGCTGCCGTTCCACGTCACGGTCGTCCCTCAATACGTACTGTTCAGCTCACTCGACCTGATCAACACGATCGTTCCCCTCGCACTACCGAAATTTCTCGCAGTCGACGCATTCTTCATCTTTCTGATGGTGCAATTCATCCGAGGAATCCCACGCGAATATGACGAAGCAGCGGCGGTCGACGGGTGCAGCCCTGTGCACATCTTCCGGCGAATAATCCTGCCACTCTCATTGCCAGCACTCCTCACGACGGCGATCTTCACGTTTCTGTGGACGTGGAACGACTTCTTCAGCCAGCTCATCTACTTGAGCAGTCAGAGCAATTACACCGTGCCACTCGCGCTTCGGCTGTTCATCGACTCCACTGGCGGGGAATCAGCATGGGGACCCCTCATGGCCATGGCCGTACTGTCCCTCATTCCGGTCCTCGTCGTCTTCGCGATCTTCCAACGGATGCTGGTCGATGGCGTCGCAGCCTCCGGGATCAAGGGATAA
- a CDS encoding TetR/AcrR family transcriptional regulator has translation MTESGRRAEIMEAVERLLARGGVNAVTMRAVAAEADVSLRLVQYYGSTKDELLGAALDRLADKSVERWRARARRQRGCESRLDVIKAFVDEALPTDTASEGFHRVGVSLEGVAIANPGMAGRAYQKHLSGLADHLAGVLQSDELSATAARRLALEVMALAHGVGTLLMAGQLSERDAQALVKNYLERLEPHLSP, from the coding sequence ATGACGGAGTCCGGGCGCAGGGCCGAGATCATGGAGGCTGTTGAGCGCCTCCTGGCCCGCGGTGGAGTCAACGCCGTCACCATGAGAGCCGTGGCCGCCGAAGCGGACGTATCCCTCCGGCTCGTCCAGTACTACGGCAGCACCAAGGACGAGCTCCTCGGAGCCGCGCTCGACCGGCTCGCTGACAAGAGTGTCGAACGATGGCGGGCCCGCGCCCGTCGACAGAGGGGATGTGAATCGCGACTCGACGTCATCAAGGCGTTCGTCGACGAGGCGCTACCGACCGATACGGCGAGCGAAGGTTTCCATCGAGTCGGGGTTTCCCTGGAGGGGGTGGCGATCGCCAACCCCGGCATGGCAGGGCGGGCCTATCAGAAGCATCTGAGCGGGCTTGCTGACCATCTTGCCGGGGTCTTGCAGTCCGACGAACTCAGCGCCACAGCCGCGCGCCGCCTCGCCCTGGAAGTGATGGCGCTGGCGCACGGCGTCGGGACACTGTTGATGGCAGGGCAGCTCTCGGAGCGCGACGCCCAGGCGCTCGTCAAGAACTACCTCGAACGACTTGAACCACACCTATCTCCATGA
- a CDS encoding TetR/AcrR family transcriptional regulator codes for MSYWEHRKPQRRTRVVDVDGIARISTELLDDGGLRALTIRAVAGKLSVAPASLYSRVARVDDLFDLALDNALAQDTAIQRAITDAGLHDLMLTYYRHLARHRWATQVIAMRAPRGPHYLQLSERMCALLADAGARDPLGAAYALSNFVIGSATTTSMAGDERTAPVDPEIAPLYSRLHRDHAVDSESIVAAGLAPLVAHVVL; via the coding sequence GTGAGCTACTGGGAGCACCGCAAGCCGCAACGCCGCACGCGCGTGGTCGACGTGGACGGCATCGCCCGCATCTCCACCGAACTGCTGGACGACGGAGGCTTGCGAGCCCTAACCATCCGCGCTGTCGCGGGGAAGCTCAGTGTCGCGCCGGCGAGCCTCTACTCGCGCGTTGCACGCGTAGACGACCTGTTCGACCTTGCCCTGGACAACGCCCTCGCACAGGACACGGCCATCCAGCGGGCCATCACGGACGCCGGCCTGCACGACCTGATGCTGACCTACTACCGACATCTCGCCCGCCACCGCTGGGCAACCCAGGTGATCGCGATGCGCGCGCCCCGCGGGCCGCACTACCTTCAACTCTCGGAGCGCATGTGCGCACTCCTCGCCGATGCAGGCGCCCGGGACCCGCTCGGAGCCGCCTATGCACTCTCCAACTTCGTGATCGGGAGCGCGACCACCACCTCGATGGCAGGAGATGAACGCACGGCCCCTGTCGATCCTGAGATCGCCCCGCTCTACTCGCGACTGCACCGAGACCATGCCGTAGACAGCGAATCGATTGTCGCAGCCGGCCTCGCGCCCCTCGTGGCGCACGTGGTTCTGTAA
- a CDS encoding TetR/AcrR family transcriptional regulator, giving the protein MDRDARKAQLAEAVWQVILDQGISAVSVRTVAERAGVVVGSLRHVFPTRSELVQFSAELMMERVTERLLATAPHDDPREYALAIIKSVLPLDPDSRAEYEVNLALLAERAAVPGLQQVSLDAHRQLAGLCARLVEMLTGQAGTPDAASLARRLHALIDGLAFHLFHQPVDSDVTWALYFIQDELATIAGEASTCGISR; this is encoded by the coding sequence ATGGACAGGGATGCACGCAAAGCTCAGCTTGCGGAGGCGGTGTGGCAGGTGATCCTCGATCAGGGCATCTCGGCGGTGTCGGTTCGCACAGTCGCCGAGCGCGCGGGCGTCGTCGTCGGCTCCCTCAGGCACGTCTTTCCGACGCGTTCGGAACTCGTGCAGTTCTCCGCCGAGCTCATGATGGAACGCGTGACCGAGCGGCTTCTCGCCACCGCACCCCACGATGACCCACGCGAATATGCGCTGGCGATCATCAAGAGTGTTCTCCCCCTCGACCCGGACAGTCGGGCCGAATATGAAGTCAACCTCGCACTCCTTGCGGAACGCGCCGCAGTGCCGGGCCTACAGCAGGTGAGCCTCGATGCACATCGGCAGCTCGCCGGACTCTGCGCCCGCCTCGTCGAGATGCTGACAGGGCAGGCTGGGACGCCAGATGCGGCATCACTGGCACGTCGACTTCACGCACTGATCGACGGGCTCGCGTTCCACCTGTTCCACCAGCCCGTTGACAGCGATGTCACCTGGGCGCTCTACTTCATCCAGGATGAGTTGGCCACTATCGCCGGCGAGGCGAGCACCTGTGGAATCTCGCGCTGA